From one bacterium genomic stretch:
- a CDS encoding orotidine 5'-phosphate decarboxylase, which translates to MDAKRGDIEHTIEFYARALFDRVGADAVTVQPYLGMAALEPFWRHTDKGVFVLTATSNPSAALIQELKCR; encoded by the coding sequence GTGGACGCAAAGCGCGGCGACATCGAGCACACCATTGAGTTCTACGCCCGCGCCCTATTCGACCGCGTGGGTGCCGATGCCGTGACCGTACAGCCCTATCTGGGTATGGCGGCCCTGGAACCCTTCTGGCGGCACACGGACAAGGGCGTCTTCGTGCTGACTGCAACATCGAACCCGAGCGCCGCTCTGATACAAGAGCTAAAGTGTCGGTGA
- a CDS encoding permease produces MEMAPYLLLGFALAGVLHGFVPRKAIGRHLGGETLLASFKASLIGVPMPLCSCGVIPTGVGLRKRGASRAATVSPDFHTAGGWIR; encoded by the coding sequence ATGGAGATGGCGCCGTACTTGCTCCTCGGGTTTGCCCTGGCTGGAGTGCTGCACGGGTTTGTGCCGCGCAAGGCGATCGGGCGGCATCTGGGCGGCGAAACGCTGCTGGCGTCGTTTAAAGCATCGCTAATTGGTGTGCCGATGCCACTGTGCTCGTGCGGCGTGATTCCCACGGGTGTGGGCCTGCGCAAACGAGGCGCCTCGCGTGCGGCAACGGTGTCGCCTGATTTCCACACCGCGGGAGGGTGGATTCGATGA